The following proteins come from a genomic window of Canis lupus dingo isolate Sandy chromosome 20, ASM325472v2, whole genome shotgun sequence:
- the NIBAN3 gene encoding LOW QUALITY PROTEIN: protein Niban 3 (The sequence of the model RefSeq protein was modified relative to this genomic sequence to represent the inferred CDS: inserted 1 base in 1 codon; deleted 1 base in 1 codon): MGGRPSSPLDKRQQQHLRGQVDALLRNFLPCYRGQLAASVLRQISRELEPREPAGCQLIRSKKLPRVREHRGHLTQLGGHPPRWQPIFCVLRGDGRLEWFSLREEYENGGHPLGSMTLTGYTVLTSQREYLHLLDTLCPVSSGDHTQEEPDPLLEMPVTFPLFLQHPFRRHLCFSAASREAQRAWRLALQGGIRLRGTVLQRSKAPAARAFLDAVRLYRQHQGHFGGDDVTLGSDAEVLTGVLMRELLPALRAQTLPXLRGAGRHRAWAWIELLDAVHAAVLAGASAGLRAFQPEKDELLTVLEKTIRPDVDQILRQRERLAGRLRVQVQGPLESCLCRKVDTQLSLVTQKLLSTMEAVLSAVQTLLAQGMDRLSRHLRGSSSGTWLRKEVYSFGEMPWDPELMQTCYREAERSQGRLGQLVVPFGFSGTRSLMFGAQDLAQQLMADSVATFLQLADECLTTALNCTQAAQQLEKVRGRVLKKFQSDSSSAQREFIRGWLLCIFLPFVLSQREWSCKVDLLELEGDVLAVGSPALTLEGIYEDIVQGVLLQRINGELKKALRVSDVSCTLDGCSAAPWDQTGVDEEAEAQKGTCPGQPGSGAEVQPFCPLPPPRTFCS, from the exons GCCAGGTGGACGCCCTGCTGAGGAACTTCCTGCCCTGCTACCGCGGGCAACTGGCAGCCTCTGTCCTGCGACAGATCTCCCGTGAGCtggagccccgggagcccgccGGATGCCAGCTGATACGCAGTAAA AAGCTTCCCCGAGTCCGTGAACACCGAGGGCATCTGACCCAGCTTGGGGGCCACCCACCCCGATGGCAGCCCATTTTCTGTGTCCTGCGTGGGGATGGCCGCCTGGAGTGGTTCAGCCTCAGGGAG GAATATGAAAATGGGGGCCATCCCCTGGGCTCCATGACCTTGACAGGGTATACTGTCCTGACTTCCCAGCGTGAATATCTCCACCTGTTGGACACTCTCTGTCCAGTCTCCTCAG GAGATCATACACAGGAAGAGCCTGACCCCCTCCTGGAAATGCCGGTGACCTTCCCCCTGTTCCTGCAGCACCCCTTCCGCCGGCACCTCTGTTTCTCTGCAGCCTCGAGGGAAGCACAGCGCGCCTGGAGGCTAGCCCTGCAGGGCGGCATCCGGCTTCGTGGCACAG TCCTGCAGCGCAGTaaggcccccgccgcccgcgccttCCTGGACGCCGTAAGACTCTATCGGCAGCACCAAGGCCACTTTGGCGGCGACGACGTGACCCTGGGCTCGGACGCCGAG GTGCTGACCGGGGTGCTGATGCGGGAGCTGCTGCCTGCGCTGCGAGCCCAGACGCTGC GCCTGCGGGGCGCGGGCCGCCACCGTGCCTGGGCCTGGATCGAG CTCCTAGACGCGGTGCACGCCGCCGTCCTGGCCGGGGCCTCCGCCGGACTCCGCGCCTTCCAGCCGGAAAAAGACGAGCTGCTCACGGTCCTGGAGAAAACCATCCGCCCCGACGTGGACCAGATACTGCGGCAGCGGGAGCGCCTGGCGGGGAGGCTGCGGG TCCAGGTCCAGGGCCCTCTAGAGTCGTGCCTGTGCAGGAAGGTGGACACACAGCTGTCCCTGGTCACTCAAAAGCTGCTGAGCACCATGGAAGCCGTTCTCTCAGCAGTGCAGACCCTCCTAGCTCAGGGCATGGACCGCCTGTCCCGCCACCTGCGTGGGAGCTCCTCTGGCACGTGGCTGCGCAAGGAG GTTTACTCATTTGGGGAGATGCCCTGGGACCCAGAGCTGATGCAGACCTGCTACCGTGAGGCTGAGAGAAGCCAGGGCCGCCTGGGTCAGCTGGTGGTGCCATTTGGCTTCTCTGGAACACGAAGCCTCATGTTTGGGGCTCAGGATCTTGCACAGCAG CTTATGGCTGACTCTGTGGCCACCTTCCTCCAGCTGGCGGACGAGTGTCTGACCACAGCCCTCAActgcacccaggctgcccagcagctGGAGAAAGTCAGGGGCCGTGTGCTGAAG AAGTTCCAATCCGACAGCAGCTCGGCACAGAGG GAGTTCATCCGCGGGTGGCTGCTCTGCATCTTCTTGCCCTTTGTGTTGAGCCAGCGGGAGTGGAGCTGCAAAGTG GATCTGCTTGAGTTAGAAGGAGACGTCCTTGCTGTGGGTAGCCCGGCCCTGACCCTCGAAGGCATCTATGAAGACATTGTCCAGGGGGTCCTGCTTCAGAGGATCAATGGAG AATTGAAAAAGGCCCTCCGTGTCAGTGACGTGTCCTGCACTTTGGATGGTTGCTCAGCGGCCCCATGGGACCAGACAGGAGTAG atgaggaagctgaggctcagaaaggaacTTGCCCCGGGCAGCCAGGCTCTGGTGCTGAGGTCCAGCCTTTCTGCCCGCTGCCTCCTCCGAGAACATTCTGCAGCTAA